In Intestinibacillus sp. Marseille-P6563, a single genomic region encodes these proteins:
- the flgN gene encoding flagellar export chaperone FlgN: protein MSNQFDGLIQLMQDLTKTLTQLTAVQKDVASAVHTDDLTALGECMKKENVLALTLRNIDQKREKVQQQLGLEGVKLSELPGKVSDEEARPKVKQTAEELQAQYRVMQSAAEVARSALECSLYEVENMMTKMGIDPRQVEQQPASSNGAHTDFRA from the coding sequence ATGAGCAACCAATTCGATGGCCTGATCCAGTTGATGCAAGATTTGACCAAGACCCTGACACAACTGACAGCGGTCCAGAAAGATGTGGCCTCGGCCGTCCATACCGATGACCTGACTGCATTGGGCGAATGTATGAAAAAAGAAAATGTGTTGGCCCTGACCCTGCGCAACATCGATCAAAAGCGCGAAAAGGTGCAGCAGCAGTTGGGACTGGAAGGCGTGAAGCTGTCGGAATTGCCGGGTAAAGTTTCAGATGAAGAAGCCCGTCCCAAAGTGAAGCAGACGGCGGAAGAATTGCAGGCGCAGTATCGTGTGATGCAGAGCGCGGCAGAGGTTGCTCGTTCGGCACTGGAATGCAGTTTGTATGAAGTGGAAAATATGATGACAAAAATGGGAATTGATCCGCGGCAGGTAGAGCAGCAGCCAGCGTCATCCAATGGCGCACATACCGATTTCCGCGCATAA
- a CDS encoding flagellar biosynthesis anti-sigma factor FlgM yields the protein MMIQKPGGITPLQMPRMQAESNEGRTVRAGQYDRVELTYTASEEQRFAKELAGRLSQQVRTHQSEDISQLKEQVQSGTYSYSIDELAVQIMLFGGYHT from the coding sequence ATGATGATTCAAAAACCAGGAGGCATAACCCCTCTTCAGATGCCACGCATGCAGGCGGAATCTAATGAAGGACGTACGGTCCGGGCTGGACAGTACGACCGTGTGGAATTGACATATACCGCCTCAGAGGAACAGCGCTTTGCCAAAGAGCTGGCAGGACGGCTGTCCCAGCAGGTGCGTACGCATCAATCGGAAGACATCTCACAGCTGAAAGAACAGGTCCAAAGCGGTACCTATTCGTATTCCATTGATGAGCTGGCTGTGCAGATTATGTTGTTTGGAGGATATCACACATGA
- a CDS encoding protein-glutamate methylesterase/protein-glutamine glutaminase, with amino-acid sequence MALSSKKIRVMIVDDSMLARRMLQTGLSKYPNIQVVGEAINAMDARRKIPLLHPDVITMDVEMPGMNGIEFVKSILPEYPIPIILVSSLNLRVFDALAVGAVDFVRKPDGKVMNNDHFIQNLANKIVVASCARVRKPMARSAVASAVAAASNVAPLHMSGLPTETIIALGASTGGTEATLEVLKRLPANTPGMVIVQHMPPGFTKMYAERLDRNCPMHIKEAENGDVIQPGCALIAPGDKQMRVVRTGTRYTVSCQPGPKVSGHCPSVDALFQSMAQSVQCHMVGIIMTGMGSDGAKGLLEMRKRGAFTIGQDKESCVVYGMPMVAYNIGAVEQQASCESIAGVVVRHLSSLRR; translated from the coding sequence ATGGCATTATCTTCGAAAAAGATACGGGTCATGATTGTAGATGATTCGATGCTGGCGCGTCGAATGCTGCAAACCGGACTGAGCAAATATCCGAATATCCAGGTGGTGGGCGAAGCCATCAACGCGATGGATGCTCGGCGGAAGATTCCGCTGCTCCACCCGGATGTGATCACCATGGATGTCGAGATGCCGGGTATGAATGGGATCGAGTTCGTCAAGAGCATCTTGCCCGAATATCCCATTCCGATCATTTTGGTTTCTTCGCTCAACCTGCGGGTATTTGATGCTTTGGCCGTGGGCGCTGTGGATTTTGTCCGCAAGCCGGATGGCAAGGTCATGAACAATGACCACTTTATTCAAAATTTGGCCAATAAAATCGTGGTCGCCTCCTGTGCACGGGTGCGCAAGCCGATGGCGCGTTCTGCCGTGGCATCGGCGGTGGCCGCTGCGTCGAACGTTGCGCCGCTGCACATGAGCGGGCTTCCGACCGAAACGATCATCGCTTTGGGCGCGTCCACCGGCGGCACCGAAGCGACATTGGAAGTACTCAAACGTCTGCCGGCCAATACGCCGGGCATGGTCATCGTTCAGCATATGCCGCCTGGATTTACCAAAATGTATGCCGAGCGGTTGGACCGGAACTGTCCCATGCATATCAAAGAGGCAGAGAATGGCGATGTGATCCAGCCGGGCTGCGCCCTGATCGCGCCTGGGGACAAACAGATGCGCGTCGTGCGTACGGGCACGCGGTATACGGTATCCTGTCAGCCGGGCCCCAAAGTTAGCGGGCATTGTCCCTCGGTGGATGCGCTGTTCCAGTCCATGGCGCAAAGCGTCCAGTGCCACATGGTCGGCATCATCATGACTGGCATGGGCAGCGATGGCGCCAAAGGATTGCTGGAGATGCGCAAGCGCGGCGCCTTTACCATCGGCCAGGATAAAGAGTCGTGCGTCGTGTATGGCATGCCCATGGTTGCGTATAATATTGGTGCGGTCGAGCAGCAGGCTTCCTGCGAGTCGATCGCTGGTGTCGTCGTACGTCACTTAAGCAGTTTGCGACGGTAA